In a single window of the Arthrobacter globiformis genome:
- a CDS encoding carbohydrate ABC transporter permease, with translation MNDVAVDTAPLRRQKRNRVWLQASCIAVSLFMLIPIYLISLAALSTRESLNEFPLSLLPSNVSFETLNGFLGSTGIFGALGNSLIVGLGTLLLSALIGVPAGYALARFAFPGKEPYQLFLLFTRALPIVVLSVPLARLFLTVDIYDTTYGVILLHTALALPTTILISASVFLSVPIDVEEAARVFGCSPYGAFMKVVMPMALPGIAAASIFTFVMSWNEVLGASILTLDHRTLPAQVLTSLADSPLAYRFAGGFALVIPSIIFIALMRRYLTNMWGSTIR, from the coding sequence ATGAACGACGTAGCAGTAGACACTGCCCCCCTGAGGCGGCAAAAGCGCAACAGAGTTTGGCTGCAGGCAAGCTGCATCGCCGTCTCGCTGTTCATGCTGATACCGATCTACCTGATTTCCCTGGCTGCACTGTCGACGAGGGAATCGCTGAACGAGTTCCCTCTTAGCCTGCTGCCCAGCAACGTCTCGTTCGAAACCCTCAACGGCTTCCTGGGGTCCACGGGTATCTTCGGCGCGCTGGGCAACTCGCTGATCGTCGGCCTGGGAACACTGCTTCTCTCCGCCCTGATCGGCGTCCCGGCCGGGTACGCACTTGCACGCTTTGCCTTCCCTGGCAAGGAGCCCTACCAGCTGTTCCTGCTGTTCACCCGTGCACTGCCCATCGTTGTCCTGTCCGTTCCCCTGGCCAGGCTGTTCCTGACGGTGGACATCTACGACACCACGTACGGCGTCATTCTGCTGCACACGGCCCTGGCGCTACCCACCACGATCCTCATCTCGGCCAGCGTGTTCCTGAGTGTTCCGATCGATGTTGAAGAGGCAGCCCGCGTCTTCGGCTGCTCACCCTACGGCGCGTTCATGAAGGTGGTCATGCCCATGGCCCTGCCAGGCATCGCCGCCGCCTCCATCTTCACGTTCGTCATGTCCTGGAACGAAGTGCTCGGCGCCTCGATCCTGACCCTGGACCACCGCACTTTGCCGGCCCAGGTGCTGACGTCACTGGCCGACTCGCCGCTGGCGTACCGCTTCGCCGGAGGATTTGCCCTGGTGATTCCGTCCATCATCTTCATCGCTCTGATGCGCAGATACCTCACCAACATGTGGGGCTCCACGATCCGCTGA
- a CDS encoding ABC transporter ATP-binding protein produces MADISISHLVKTYPGGTERATDDVSLDIRDGEFTVLLGPSGCGKTTLLRMLAGLELPDSGSISIGGRDVTYLPPNKRNISMVFQSYAVFPHRSVRYNIGFGLQMAKVARDTIEKKVLWAADLLQLRPYLDRMPAQLSGGQRQRVAVARAIVMDADVLLMDEPLSNLDALLRLNFRSELKKIVQDLGTTTVYVTHDQSEALSLGDQVAVMRKGRIVQLGDPLDVYDAPSDRFVGGFIGSPPMNFIDAAVTANGDTIVVGDQKMMAPSLLRSFKDSGVVLGVRAENFTVATERASGDIAATVLVVEPMGSSILLTVDVEGQTVKVQAPPTFRTAPHQTIWLGLSPNTMRFYDRETSMALEAK; encoded by the coding sequence ATGGCTGACATCTCGATTTCCCACCTCGTCAAGACGTATCCAGGCGGCACCGAACGGGCCACCGATGACGTGTCGCTCGACATCCGCGACGGTGAATTCACCGTTCTGCTCGGCCCCTCGGGTTGCGGCAAAACCACCCTGCTGCGCATGCTCGCAGGCCTCGAACTGCCCGACTCCGGCTCCATTAGCATCGGCGGCAGGGACGTCACCTACCTGCCGCCGAACAAGCGAAACATCTCCATGGTGTTCCAGTCCTACGCCGTCTTCCCCCACCGCTCCGTGCGGTACAACATCGGCTTTGGGCTGCAGATGGCCAAGGTCGCCCGGGACACCATCGAAAAGAAAGTGCTGTGGGCAGCCGACCTGCTGCAGCTTCGCCCCTACCTTGACCGGATGCCCGCACAGCTGTCCGGCGGCCAGCGCCAACGCGTCGCCGTCGCCCGCGCCATTGTGATGGACGCGGACGTCCTGCTCATGGATGAACCCCTGTCCAACCTGGACGCACTGCTGCGCCTCAACTTCCGCTCGGAGCTCAAGAAAATCGTGCAGGATCTGGGCACCACCACCGTGTACGTCACACACGACCAGAGCGAGGCCCTCTCCCTGGGCGACCAGGTCGCCGTCATGCGCAAGGGCCGCATCGTACAGCTCGGTGATCCACTCGACGTCTACGACGCTCCCAGCGACCGCTTCGTTGGCGGGTTTATCGGTTCGCCCCCGATGAACTTCATCGACGCGGCCGTCACCGCCAACGGGGACACCATCGTGGTCGGAGACCAGAAAATGATGGCACCTTCGCTACTGAGATCCTTCAAAGACTCGGGCGTCGTACTCGGCGTCCGTGCCGAAAACTTCACCGTTGCGACCGAACGTGCCTCCGGTGACATTGCAGCGACCGTGCTCGTCGTTGAGCCCATGGGCTCCAGCATCTTGCTCACCGTCGATGTCGAGGGCCAGACCGTCAAAGTCCAGGCACCCCCAACGTTTAGAACGGCACCGCACCAAACGATTTGGCTCGGTCTGTCCCCCAACACCATGCGCTTTTACGATCGAGAAACCTCAATGGCACTGGAGGCCAAATGA
- a CDS encoding carbohydrate ABC transporter permease gives MSVQTTAVPTGTTVRPRQRRVPPAVWLIGPSVIFMTLLLGWPVVEGILQAFQNDQGFTLDFVVRMVQDPYFWPAVRNTLLLIVVMIPLQFAFAIGMALLLRTNPRLHKAHFFVWAIPLALSDLAAGLVWLAIFNDRGYLNSALAWLGLQGNSWLAYDNQTTMFMCVLIAELWRATSLVLVIVVAGLQGIPKDYDEAAQVFGATFWQRLRHVTLPLLKPSLQVALILRTILAFQTFAVAQALTGQNFPLVVGETYRWYTGLQNPNVAAALALVILVVSMLTSIFYLRALRDKSQGGKR, from the coding sequence GTGAGCGTACAAACCACCGCAGTCCCGACCGGAACGACGGTCCGGCCCCGCCAGCGCCGCGTTCCACCGGCAGTCTGGCTGATCGGTCCCTCCGTGATCTTCATGACCCTCCTGCTCGGTTGGCCCGTCGTCGAGGGCATCCTTCAGGCGTTCCAGAACGATCAGGGCTTCACGCTCGACTTCGTCGTCCGCATGGTCCAGGACCCGTATTTTTGGCCGGCCGTGCGCAACACGCTGCTCCTAATCGTCGTCATGATTCCCCTGCAGTTCGCCTTCGCGATCGGCATGGCACTGCTGCTCCGCACCAATCCGAGGCTGCACAAAGCCCATTTCTTCGTCTGGGCCATACCTCTGGCGCTGAGCGATCTTGCGGCCGGCCTGGTGTGGCTGGCCATCTTCAATGACCGCGGCTACCTGAACTCCGCACTCGCCTGGCTGGGCCTGCAGGGAAATTCCTGGCTGGCCTATGACAACCAGACCACGATGTTCATGTGCGTTCTCATCGCCGAGCTCTGGAGGGCCACCTCACTGGTCCTCGTCATCGTCGTCGCCGGCCTTCAAGGGATCCCCAAGGATTACGACGAAGCGGCGCAGGTATTCGGAGCGACGTTTTGGCAGCGCCTTCGACACGTCACCCTGCCGCTGCTGAAACCGAGCCTGCAGGTGGCACTAATCCTGCGCACGATCCTGGCATTCCAGACGTTTGCCGTCGCTCAGGCCCTCACGGGACAAAACTTTCCCCTCGTTGTCGGCGAAACCTACCGCTGGTACACAGGCCTCCAGAATCCGAACGTGGCGGCGGCACTGGCCCTGGTCATCCTCGTCGTTTCGATGCTGACCTCGATCTTCTACCTGCGGGCACTCCGCGACAAAAGCCAGGGAGGCAAACGATGA
- a CDS encoding ABC transporter substrate-binding protein has protein sequence MNDAFSSPTRLPSRRSLLLAGLGTALSAPFLAACAGFDTSGAAAGQGTVGFLSTQFTPVEEKQRYEAVLKKFLRVPTAYNAVDPGVFASTVKSQASAQNVRTSLLGGLHGELAPLSSSLEDVDAILQDLSGRGFTQEMLDLTKAGGSAAKYVPWMQATYVVAVNKKALEWLPSGVDVNDLTYEGFLAWAKAARQGAGRPVFGMPAGPKGLHHRFYQGFLLPSFTGGQITTFRNPDAVAAWTYMQELWANMAPASTNYDAMQEPLARGEVLVAWDHVARLVDAPANKPDDWLMVPAPRGPKGRGYMLIIAGLALPKGGKDRDLAEQVIRGLSEPLTQIETLRRNAFFPVVQTELPTDLTGAIALEALAVRRQQRSAGALLALPPVGLGPKEGEVSQIFKNCFQEICLNNSGIQPVLDRQATELNTILKTLNVPCWAPDPISAKCEVA, from the coding sequence ATGAACGACGCATTCTCATCCCCCACCCGGCTTCCTTCCCGGCGCAGCCTGCTGCTGGCTGGGCTGGGCACCGCACTGTCGGCACCGTTCCTCGCGGCCTGCGCGGGCTTTGACACCAGCGGAGCGGCTGCTGGCCAAGGCACAGTGGGTTTCCTCTCCACGCAGTTCACGCCGGTGGAGGAAAAACAGCGCTACGAAGCAGTCCTGAAGAAATTCCTGAGAGTGCCAACCGCTTACAACGCTGTGGACCCGGGTGTTTTCGCATCCACCGTGAAGTCGCAGGCCAGCGCACAAAACGTGCGCACTTCCCTCCTTGGCGGACTTCACGGCGAACTCGCTCCACTGTCCTCCTCACTGGAAGACGTCGACGCGATTCTCCAGGACCTGTCCGGACGTGGGTTCACCCAGGAGATGCTTGACTTGACCAAGGCCGGGGGCTCGGCGGCCAAGTACGTCCCCTGGATGCAGGCGACGTACGTCGTCGCCGTCAATAAAAAGGCCCTGGAATGGCTCCCCTCGGGCGTTGATGTCAATGACCTTACCTACGAAGGCTTCCTCGCGTGGGCAAAAGCCGCCCGTCAGGGTGCTGGCCGCCCGGTCTTTGGAATGCCCGCCGGGCCCAAGGGGCTGCACCACCGTTTCTACCAGGGATTCCTGCTCCCCAGCTTTACCGGAGGCCAGATCACCACGTTCCGGAATCCCGATGCAGTGGCTGCATGGACCTACATGCAGGAACTTTGGGCCAACATGGCGCCGGCCTCGACGAACTACGATGCCATGCAGGAACCGCTCGCCCGCGGCGAAGTGCTGGTCGCCTGGGACCACGTGGCCCGGCTCGTAGACGCCCCGGCCAACAAGCCCGATGACTGGCTGATGGTTCCCGCCCCGCGAGGCCCCAAAGGACGCGGATACATGCTCATCATCGCCGGGCTGGCACTTCCGAAGGGCGGCAAGGACCGTGATCTGGCAGAACAGGTCATCCGCGGGCTGTCCGAACCTCTGACACAGATCGAAACCCTGCGACGGAACGCGTTCTTCCCAGTCGTGCAGACAGAACTGCCCACCGACCTGACCGGAGCCATAGCCCTGGAAGCCCTCGCCGTTCGCCGGCAACAGCGGTCCGCCGGCGCTCTGCTGGCCCTCCCTCCAGTCGGTCTCGGACCCAAGGAAGGCGAAGTCTCACAGATCTTCAAGAACTGCTTCCAGGAAATCTGCCTCAATAACTCCGGCATTCAGCCGGTCCTGGACCGCCAGGCCACGGAACTCAACACCATCCTGAAAACCCTTAACGTGCCGTGCTGGGCACCCGACCCCATCTCCGCGAAGTGCGAGGTAGCCTAA
- a CDS encoding Ohr family peroxiredoxin: MASYTTTVTTVGEGRHGGRSTSEDGNLDVKHAFPVELGGSGDGTNPEQLLGAGWSACFRGALDSAASQRQIKLGDVDVTAAITLHAENNDYWLSAVLEASASAVHQATLVELMEDAHQLCPYSKATRGNIEVELVAKAA, encoded by the coding sequence GTGGCCTCCTACACCACAACCGTGACCACAGTCGGAGAGGGCCGCCATGGCGGCCGCAGCACCTCCGAGGACGGCAACCTCGATGTTAAACATGCTTTCCCGGTTGAACTCGGCGGCTCCGGAGACGGCACTAATCCCGAGCAGCTGCTCGGCGCCGGGTGGTCCGCTTGCTTCCGCGGCGCACTCGATTCGGCCGCGAGTCAGCGCCAGATCAAGCTGGGCGACGTAGACGTTACTGCGGCTATCACGCTGCATGCTGAGAACAACGACTACTGGCTCAGCGCCGTTCTGGAGGCCAGTGCATCCGCGGTCCACCAGGCAACGCTGGTCGAACTGATGGAGGATGCCCACCAGCTGTGCCCGTACTCCAAGGCGACCCGCGGCAACATCGAAGTCGAGCTGGTCGCGAAGGCCGCCTGA
- the ggh gene encoding glucosylglycerate hydrolase: MTSDLTISSEQLRRSAIEVLQLNDLGTMTSAGPNLYPHMWSWDAAFVAIGLARVNVPRAITELRTLLNAQWSTGMIPHIVFSDNDEGYFPGYDRWGTALAAARPAGVKSSGICQPPVHAIALRHIVDRGRENGGADQAAAEEFLRDSFDGWLAWHRWLATVRDPGGVGLIEIHHGWESGFDNSPRWDGPYTAIRPGDVEPFTRRDILHVADVSERPDDAEYTKYLWLVQQMASVRFEDAAVQEIVDFRVRDVFFSAIMAASSDVLAGLAEEIGRSSEAAELRQLTQRFRDGVASTVDPETGLARDYDVLAKTWISTDTVSGFAPLIAGGQPEVLDRQRDILQGPDWMGYPQLLFALPPSTSPSSPAFRARTYWRGPVWPFLNLLLGWACSRDGQAGLHETLRSESLRQLSDLKFGEYYEPFTGEPLGSLAQAWTAAAALEWLGSSTAPGAPDQGAE; encoded by the coding sequence ATGACCAGCGACCTGACCATCAGCAGCGAACAGCTCCGCCGATCCGCCATCGAGGTGCTCCAGCTGAACGATCTGGGCACCATGACCAGTGCGGGCCCGAACCTCTACCCGCACATGTGGAGCTGGGACGCCGCTTTCGTCGCGATCGGACTGGCACGGGTGAACGTCCCCCGAGCCATCACCGAACTGCGCACCCTGCTGAACGCCCAGTGGTCCACCGGCATGATCCCCCACATCGTTTTCAGCGACAATGACGAGGGCTATTTCCCCGGATACGACCGATGGGGAACCGCTCTGGCCGCTGCGCGCCCCGCCGGAGTCAAGAGCAGCGGGATCTGCCAGCCGCCGGTCCACGCCATTGCCCTGCGCCATATCGTGGACCGAGGCCGGGAAAACGGCGGCGCCGACCAAGCGGCCGCAGAAGAATTCCTGCGGGATTCCTTTGACGGCTGGCTGGCCTGGCACCGCTGGCTGGCCACCGTACGCGACCCCGGCGGAGTCGGGCTCATCGAAATCCACCACGGCTGGGAATCCGGCTTCGACAACTCCCCGCGCTGGGACGGTCCCTACACCGCAATCCGGCCCGGTGACGTGGAACCCTTTACACGGCGCGACATCCTCCACGTCGCCGACGTCAGTGAACGCCCCGACGACGCCGAATACACCAAATACCTCTGGCTCGTCCAACAGATGGCCTCCGTCCGGTTCGAGGACGCCGCCGTCCAGGAGATCGTCGATTTCCGCGTCCGGGACGTTTTCTTCTCGGCCATCATGGCCGCATCCAGTGACGTCTTGGCAGGCCTCGCCGAGGAGATCGGCCGATCCTCTGAAGCTGCCGAACTCCGGCAATTGACACAACGCTTCCGCGACGGCGTGGCCTCGACGGTAGACCCGGAGACAGGGCTGGCACGCGACTACGATGTGCTGGCCAAGACCTGGATTTCCACCGACACCGTGTCCGGCTTCGCACCCCTGATCGCCGGCGGCCAGCCGGAGGTCCTGGACCGCCAACGGGACATTCTGCAGGGCCCGGACTGGATGGGCTACCCCCAACTGCTGTTCGCGCTTCCGCCCTCCACCTCCCCGTCCAGCCCGGCGTTCCGGGCCCGCACGTACTGGCGCGGCCCCGTGTGGCCCTTCCTGAATCTGCTGCTGGGCTGGGCATGCTCCCGCGACGGCCAAGCCGGTCTCCACGAAACTCTTCGTTCAGAATCGCTGCGGCAGCTCTCGGACCTGAAATTCGGCGAATACTACGAGCCCTTCACCGGAGAACCCCTCGGAAGCCTCGCGCAGGCCTGGACGGCAGCTGCTGCCCTCGAATGGCTGGGTTCCTCCACCGCCCCGGGCGCGCCGGACCAGGGTGCGGAATGA
- a CDS encoding winged helix-turn-helix transcriptional regulator, which yields MASPDARECSIARTLELIGEKWSLLAIRELMLGSTRFDQIVRFTGAPRDVLTARLRKLEEAEFIERNKYQDRPERYEYHLTDRGKSLLPIITVLRDWGDRNLARPEGPPMPFEHTCGEALHPTLACSACGAPIRWGEVTALPHPGSRAAAE from the coding sequence ATGGCCTCACCAGATGCGCGGGAATGCTCGATCGCCCGGACCCTCGAGCTGATCGGCGAGAAGTGGTCGCTGCTCGCGATCCGAGAGCTCATGCTGGGAAGTACCCGGTTCGATCAAATCGTCCGGTTCACGGGGGCCCCGCGAGATGTGCTTACCGCGCGCTTACGGAAGCTTGAAGAAGCCGAGTTTATCGAGCGCAACAAATACCAGGACCGTCCCGAGCGCTACGAATACCACCTCACCGATCGGGGCAAATCACTCCTCCCGATCATCACCGTCTTGCGGGACTGGGGTGACCGAAACCTTGCGCGGCCCGAGGGGCCACCCATGCCCTTTGAGCACACGTGCGGAGAGGCCCTCCACCCGACACTGGCCTGCAGCGCCTGCGGCGCCCCGATCCGCTGGGGTGAGGTAACCGCACTCCCCCACCCCGGCTCCCGCGCCGCAGCCGAGTGA
- a CDS encoding ROK family transcriptional regulator, with amino-acid sequence MTVERTPASLGGATSHGHLLELIRSSGGLSRQQLLAATGMSRATLYERLETLLRRGFIYEAESLEATGGRRSRKIRFDDRGRVVLAFALGQTHATVSVTDLRGVPLRSVTSRHTISGPSDAVLSPLIETGKSLLAQGSAEVLIGVGVSLPAPVEAESGHVSHTTTIPGWPPDAVAKAVSSTWPVPHIIENDARAAALGERASDAETVVYVKVATGIGCGIVVEGSILRGAHGAAGDIGHIRMAENGPLCRCGRHGCLAAYSSGRAITDLLAAGGITDLDAVSAAAKKGNPDVARVLEAAAAVLGRALAATITTLNPDRLVLGGKIGSIPAFVDQVRARVMADVVERIADGLTVQAGDSGDQTSLQGLATLVMRRVFAAEAIDSAVSDFTML; translated from the coding sequence ATGACGGTTGAAAGAACACCCGCGAGCCTGGGCGGAGCGACCTCCCACGGGCATCTTCTGGAACTGATCAGGTCCTCCGGCGGCCTGTCCCGCCAACAACTCCTGGCGGCGACCGGGATGTCCCGGGCCACGCTGTACGAACGTCTGGAAACCCTGCTGCGACGCGGATTCATCTATGAGGCCGAATCGCTGGAGGCTACGGGGGGCCGCCGCTCCCGCAAGATCCGTTTCGATGACAGGGGCCGGGTTGTCCTGGCCTTCGCCCTCGGCCAAACGCATGCCACCGTCAGCGTAACCGATCTGCGGGGCGTTCCCCTGCGCTCGGTTACATCCCGGCACACCATCAGCGGACCGTCGGATGCCGTACTCTCCCCCCTGATCGAAACCGGAAAATCCCTACTCGCCCAAGGCAGCGCTGAAGTTCTCATCGGAGTGGGCGTCAGCCTTCCGGCGCCGGTCGAAGCGGAGAGCGGGCATGTCTCCCACACCACCACCATCCCTGGTTGGCCGCCGGATGCCGTGGCCAAAGCAGTCTCCAGCACATGGCCGGTACCGCACATTATCGAAAACGACGCACGGGCCGCGGCCCTCGGGGAGCGGGCCAGCGACGCTGAAACTGTCGTCTACGTCAAAGTGGCCACCGGCATCGGCTGCGGCATTGTGGTAGAAGGATCAATCCTCCGGGGCGCCCACGGAGCCGCCGGCGACATCGGACACATCCGCATGGCCGAAAACGGGCCCCTTTGCAGATGCGGGCGCCACGGCTGCCTCGCCGCTTACAGCTCAGGGCGTGCCATCACGGATCTGCTCGCCGCCGGAGGCATTACAGACCTCGATGCCGTCAGCGCCGCTGCCAAGAAAGGTAACCCTGACGTTGCCCGGGTTCTTGAAGCAGCCGCAGCTGTCCTGGGGAGAGCCTTGGCCGCAACCATAACAACCCTCAACCCCGACCGGCTCGTTCTTGGAGGGAAAATTGGCTCCATCCCCGCCTTCGTCGATCAAGTTAGGGCAAGAGTCATGGCCGACGTAGTTGAACGCATCGCCGACGGCCTAACGGTGCAGGCCGGGGACAGCGGGGACCAAACTTCCCTACAGGGGCTTGCCACTCTGGTCATGCGCAGAGTCTTTGCTGCCGAAGCGATCGACAGCGCAGTCAGCGACTTTACGATGCTGTGA
- a CDS encoding cytochrome c biogenesis protein/redoxin, which produces MEPSLALVGMLGGLITGISPCILPVLPVLFLSGGARGARHTQEGNEPASGGRRPYLVVAGLVLSFSVFTLVGTLALSALPIPETVIRWAGIIALALLGIGMIFPRFGTILEKPFSRIPQRQVGTDRGGFVLGLVLGAVYVPCAGPVIATITIAGATGSIGFDTVVLTTSFAVGTAIPLLGFALAGRAVAERTAAFRRKRRALNVGAGIAAITLAVGLTFNLTDALQRAIPDYTTAISESIEKVIPAPVSVPGGSAVSQRLTSCVEDAWTGQSGEQDCGPAPQLTGIQQWLNTPGNTSLDLRSLRGKVVLVDFWAFSCINCQRTIEHITAWHSTYQAQGFEVIGVHTPEYTFERDPGNVMDGAERLNIDYPIALDNNYSTWTDYGVSAWPTSFLIDANGTVRQVTIGEGGYEETEELIQTLLDEAAKDPGR; this is translated from the coding sequence ATGGAACCTTCCCTTGCCCTGGTGGGCATGCTCGGAGGACTTATCACAGGCATTTCCCCATGCATACTGCCGGTTCTCCCCGTGCTTTTCCTGTCCGGTGGCGCCCGCGGAGCTCGTCATACCCAAGAAGGAAACGAGCCGGCAAGTGGCGGCCGCCGACCATACCTCGTCGTCGCCGGCCTAGTGCTGAGTTTCAGTGTCTTCACCCTGGTGGGCACATTGGCATTGTCAGCGCTCCCCATCCCAGAAACGGTCATCCGCTGGGCAGGCATCATCGCATTGGCCCTGCTTGGAATCGGAATGATCTTTCCCAGATTCGGGACAATTCTGGAAAAGCCCTTTTCTCGGATCCCTCAACGTCAAGTTGGAACCGATCGAGGCGGGTTCGTGCTCGGACTCGTACTGGGTGCCGTATATGTGCCATGCGCGGGACCGGTGATCGCAACCATTACGATCGCCGGGGCAACCGGAAGCATTGGCTTCGATACCGTGGTCCTGACCACATCATTCGCCGTTGGAACCGCGATTCCCCTTCTGGGCTTCGCCTTAGCGGGCCGCGCCGTTGCCGAACGGACCGCCGCTTTCCGCCGCAAACGGCGAGCCTTGAACGTGGGGGCTGGCATTGCAGCCATCACGCTGGCCGTCGGTCTGACGTTCAATCTGACCGATGCACTTCAGCGAGCCATCCCCGACTACACCACAGCCATCAGTGAGAGCATCGAGAAAGTGATCCCCGCCCCTGTCAGCGTCCCGGGCGGCTCGGCAGTCAGTCAGCGCCTTACATCATGCGTAGAAGATGCCTGGACTGGGCAATCCGGCGAGCAGGACTGCGGGCCCGCGCCACAGCTTACGGGTATTCAGCAATGGCTCAACACGCCTGGTAACACCAGTCTTGACCTGCGGTCGCTGCGGGGAAAAGTGGTGCTCGTCGATTTCTGGGCCTTTTCCTGCATCAACTGCCAGCGGACCATCGAACACATCACTGCTTGGCACAGCACTTACCAGGCTCAGGGATTCGAAGTTATAGGAGTCCACACTCCTGAATACACGTTCGAACGCGATCCCGGAAATGTGATGGATGGAGCCGAACGGCTAAACATCGACTATCCCATAGCACTCGACAACAACTATTCAACCTGGACCGACTATGGCGTTTCAGCTTGGCCCACCAGCTTCCTGATTGACGCCAACGGCACAGTCCGCCAAGTCACCATTGGCGAAGGCGGCTACGAGGAGACCGAAGAGCTCATCCAGACCCTGCTCGACGAAGCCGCAAAGGATCCGGGGCGATAG
- a CDS encoding N-acetylglucosamine kinase, whose amino-acid sequence MTTLPGGNTTSETIIGLDIGGTKTHGIKIVGGTVVEDRLAGSSNTQNVSIATAALNLSLLLGGLDAANAAHIYAGAGGMDTDNDKAELRRLISPQAPGTNITIVHDTRLILAAAGADTGIAVIAGTGSAAWGVTGDGREARAGGWGYLLGDEGSGYWLGREAVRHSLHRTNLGLPDDELTAGLLDSCGLGSAEELIRLFHGNKDRTYWADKSRLVFDCARRGNPASRKLVDQAGRSLAEQALQVAARLRMQGPVVLGGGLGLNQPALQESFTNYLTNHGITDVQVLGTAPVFGVMHLAEEAVLAAP is encoded by the coding sequence ATGACGACCCTTCCCGGAGGCAATACCACCAGCGAGACGATCATCGGCCTGGACATCGGAGGTACCAAAACCCACGGCATCAAAATTGTGGGCGGTACCGTTGTCGAAGACCGGCTGGCCGGAAGCTCCAACACCCAGAACGTCAGCATTGCAACCGCTGCCCTGAACCTGTCACTTCTGCTGGGAGGCCTGGACGCCGCCAACGCGGCACACATCTACGCGGGCGCAGGCGGGATGGACACCGATAACGATAAGGCGGAACTCCGGCGCCTGATCTCGCCCCAAGCCCCGGGCACGAACATCACGATCGTGCATGACACACGTCTGATTCTCGCCGCTGCAGGGGCCGACACGGGTATCGCTGTCATCGCCGGAACCGGATCGGCCGCCTGGGGTGTCACGGGAGACGGCAGGGAGGCCCGGGCCGGAGGCTGGGGATACCTCCTCGGCGACGAAGGGAGTGGCTACTGGCTCGGACGGGAAGCAGTGCGGCACAGCTTGCACAGGACCAACCTTGGCCTGCCGGACGATGAACTTACCGCCGGCTTGCTCGACAGCTGCGGGCTGGGCTCTGCTGAGGAACTGATACGTCTCTTCCACGGCAACAAGGACAGAACGTACTGGGCGGATAAATCGCGGCTCGTTTTTGACTGTGCCCGCCGGGGTAATCCCGCAAGCAGGAAACTGGTTGACCAGGCCGGACGAAGCCTGGCCGAGCAGGCCCTTCAGGTTGCGGCCCGGCTACGAATGCAGGGACCGGTAGTCCTCGGCGGCGGACTAGGGCTAAACCAGCCCGCCCTTCAGGAAAGCTTTACCAATTATCTGACCAACCACGGAATCACCGACGTGCAGGTATTGGGCACGGCGCCGGTTTTCGGCGTGATGCACCTGGCGGAGGAAGCCGTTCTCGCAGCGCCGTGA